The sequence GATGCAGCCGTCGTCGGTGGCCGTGATCGGCGCCTCCAACGAGCAGGGCAAGATCGGCAATTCGGTCATGCGCAACCTCATCGACGGCGGTTTCTCCGGGGAGATCCATCCGGTGAACCCCAAGGCCGATGACATTCTCGGCCGCAAGGCGTACAAGAGTGTCACCGACGTTCCCGGTGAGGTGGATGTGGCGGTCTTCGCTATCCCCGCCAAGTTCGTGGCCTCGGCCCTGGAGGAGGTGGGACGCAAGGGGATCGCCAACGCCGTGCTGATCCCCTCCGGGTTCGCGGAGACCGGTGAGCACGAGCTGCAGGACGAGATCGTGGCCATCGGCGAGCGGTACGGCGTCCGGCTGCTCGGGCCGAACATCTACGGTTACTACTCGACGTGGCAGGACCTGTGCGCCACGTTCTGCACGCCGTACGACGTGAAGGGCGGCGTCGCGCTCACGTCCCAGTCCGGTGGCATAGGGATGGCCATCCTGGGCTTCGCGCGCACTACGAAGACGGGTGTTTCCGCGATCGTGGGGCTCGGCAACAAGTCGGACCTCGACGAGGACGACCTGCTGACCTGGTTCGGCGAGGATCCCAACACCAAGTGCATCGCCATGCACCTGGAGGACCTCAAGGACGGTCGCGCCTTCGTGGAGGCCGCGCGGGCGACCGTCCCCAAGAAGCCGGTGGTCGTCCTGAAGGCGGGCCGTACGGCGGCCGGGGCCAGGGCCGCGGGCTCGCACACGGGCGCCCTCGCGGGCGACGACGCCGTGTACGAGGACATCCTGAAGCAGGCCGGCGTCATCAGGGCGCCCGGCCTGAACGAAATGCTGGAGTACGCGCGCGCGTTGCCGGTGCTGCCGACTCCGCAGGGCGACAACATCGTGATCATCACGGGCGCCGGCGGCAGTGGCGTACTGCTGTCCGACGCGGTGACCGACAACGGCCTCTCCCTGATGGAGATCCCACCGGATCTGGACGCGTCCTTCCGGAAGTTCATCCCGCCCTTCGGGGCCGCCGGCAACCCGGTGGACATCACGGGCGGCGAGCCCCCGTCGACGTACGAGGCGACGATCAGGCTCGGTCTCGAGGACCCGCGGATCCACTCGCTGGTCCTCGGCTACTGGCACACCATCGTGACCCCTCCCATGGTCTTCGCCGAGCTCACCGCGCGCGTGGTGGCCGAATTCAGGGAGCGCGGGATCGAGAAGCCCGTCGTGGCGTCGCTCGCGGGCGACGTCGAGGTCGAGGAGGCCTGCCAGTACCTCTTCGAGCACGGGGTCGTGGCCTACCCGTACACGACCGAGAAGCCGGTGGCGGTGCTCGGTGCGAAGTACCGCTGGGCGCGGGCGGCGGGGCTGCTGTGACGCGGAGTCGAGCGGCGGACCGGCCGGGGGACCGGGGGTTGTCCCCCGGGCGGGCCGCAGCCCGCTGGGCCCGGGCGGCGGGGCTGTTGGGGGGCGGTTCATGACCTGACCCGGCGAAGGGGCGGGCCGACGGTGCGCGTCGGCCCGCCCCGGGACCCGTGCGCACACGAAAGGCATTGGACAGGGGGCGCTGGCCAGATCTTTCGACGCAAGGGGTGCTACGAGACATGACAACCACCGACTTCACCACACCCGTCCCCTACAGGGAGGTGACGGACCGCAACGGCCGCCTGTACCGGATCGGTGAGACCGACCGGGACATCATGGGCCGACCACGCTGGACCATGGTGCTCTTCCCCTGGATGGGCATGCTCGGCATCAGCTCTTCGGAGTACGCGTTCACCTCCGCCGAGGACACCCTGCACGAGGCCCACCTCTGGAACAGTGGGCACATCTTCTGGCTGATGGGCGTCTGGATCTTCTTCCAGGCGGCCGTGGCCTTCCCGGCGGGCCAGCTGCGCGAGAGCGGAAGGCTGCCCGCGCGGTACGCCATGATGCTCGGCGCGTGCGGCACACTCCTGGGCTATCTCTCGCTGGCGTACGCACCACATGTGATCGTCGCCTACATAGGCTTCGGCATGTTCAGCGGCATCGGCGCCGGCCTCGTCTACGCGACCTGCGTGAACATGGTCGGCAAGTGGTATCCGGAGCGCAAGGGCGGCAAGACCGGCATGGTCAACGGCGGTTTCGCCTACGGCTCCGTGCCCTTCGTGTTCCTGTTCACCTCGTACATGGACCTGTCCAACTACGAGACCGTCCTGGTCTTCGTCGGCGTGATCTGCTGCACGGTCGTCGCGTTCGCCGGCTGGTTCTTCAAGGACCCGCCGAAGAACTGGTGGCCGGCGAACGTCGACCCGCTGAAGACGTCGACCGACCCGCGGGTCGTACGGGCACTGGCGAAGAACCCGCCTGCGGTCAAGCAGTACACACCGCGGGAGGCCGCCAGGACACCCGTGCTGTGGATGATGTGGTTCTGTCTGCTGTGCACGGCCGGCATCAACATCTTCGGCATCGCCATGCAGGTCCCGTTCGGAAAGGAGATGGGGTTCGCCGGCGGCATCGTGGCCACCGCCATGTCGCTCAAGGCCATCGTGAACGGCACCGGACGAGGTGTCATCGGCTGGATCTCGGACCGCTACGGCCGCCGGAACACCCTCGTCATCGTCTGTGTCGTGCTCGGCTGCTCGCAGTTCGGCGTGTTCTTCTCCGGGAACGTCGGCTCGATGCCGTTCTTCCTGGTCTGCTCGATGATCTCAGGCTTCGGCGGCGGCGCGATCTTCCCGCTGTTCGCGGCGATGACCGCGGACTACTTCGGTGAGAACAACAACGCCTCCAACTACGGCATGGTCTACAGCTCCAAGCTCATCTCGGGTCTCGTCGGCTCCGGCGTGGGAGCCGTCGTCGTCAGCGCCTGGGGATACGGGGGCGCCTTCGCACTGGCCGGCAGCATCGGCCTCGGCTCCGCGGTCCTTGCGCTCTTCCTCCGCGCTCCCGGCCGGCCCAACGCCAAGCACGTCGTACCCAACCCGCACCCGATCGGCGAGGAGATGGCCTGACCGGGTGCCCGCGACGCCGCATCCGTCCCCGACCTTCTAGAACCCCCACCATCCGCTTCAGGTCTTTGAGAACGACGAGAACGAACAGAACGAACAGAACGAACAGAACAACGAGAACAACGAGAACGACGGCGGTCCTCCCCACAGCGTGTGGGGAGGACCGCCCGCGGTGCGTCCGGGCTCAGTGGCGCTTCGAGCGCAGGGCTGCCAGGTTGTCGTAACTGATCTTGGCCTCGCGCAGCGACTGCGCGGGGTCGGTGGCGCTGGGCGAGTTGTCGTCCTCGACCATCGGGTTGTGGTAGTTCCGCTCCCCGACCCGCGAGAAGAACGTGGTGTAGTCGATGACCCCTGTTCCGAAGGGCACCATGTCGTAGCCCATGCCGTTGGTGGTGCTCACGACACCGTCCTTGGCGTGGAACAGCGGGTAGCGCTTGTTGTGGCGGGCGACGAGCCCCGCCGGGTCGAAGACCTTCTCGCGGGTGGAGCCGTCGTGGGCGGTGTAGGTGTGGAACTTGTACTGGGCCACGTGCGCCCAGAAGATGTCCATCTCCAGCCAGACCAGCTTCGGGTCGGTGACCTTCAGGAAGTACTCCAGCTTGCGAATGCCGGAGCTGCGGGTGGGCCGGCCCTGGGCGTCCAGCGGACCCCCGTCCAGCAGGAA is a genomic window of Streptomyces sp. NBC_00414 containing:
- a CDS encoding acetate--CoA ligase family protein; translation: MAEDRVLRVRALLDAVRASGRTALTAPEGKVVADAYAIAVPGEELATDVDEAVAYAARFGSPVVMKIVSPDILHKTDAGGVIVGVEGAADVRAAFHKIIENARAYDSQARIEGVQVQELLPQGQEVIVGAVTDPTFGKVVAFGLGGVLVEVLKDVTFRLAPVDPDEALSMLDSIRAAEILRGVRGAPAVDRWAIAEQIRRVSELVSDFPEIAEVDLNPVIATPEGAVAADIRVILAESVPKPRRKYGREEILTSMRRLMQPSSVAVIGASNEQGKIGNSVMRNLIDGGFSGEIHPVNPKADDILGRKAYKSVTDVPGEVDVAVFAIPAKFVASALEEVGRKGIANAVLIPSGFAETGEHELQDEIVAIGERYGVRLLGPNIYGYYSTWQDLCATFCTPYDVKGGVALTSQSGGIGMAILGFARTTKTGVSAIVGLGNKSDLDEDDLLTWFGEDPNTKCIAMHLEDLKDGRAFVEAARATVPKKPVVVLKAGRTAAGARAAGSHTGALAGDDAVYEDILKQAGVIRAPGLNEMLEYARALPVLPTPQGDNIVIITGAGGSGVLLSDAVTDNGLSLMEIPPDLDASFRKFIPPFGAAGNPVDITGGEPPSTYEATIRLGLEDPRIHSLVLGYWHTIVTPPMVFAELTARVVAEFRERGIEKPVVASLAGDVEVEEACQYLFEHGVVAYPYTTEKPVAVLGAKYRWARAAGLL
- a CDS encoding OFA family MFS transporter: MTTTDFTTPVPYREVTDRNGRLYRIGETDRDIMGRPRWTMVLFPWMGMLGISSSEYAFTSAEDTLHEAHLWNSGHIFWLMGVWIFFQAAVAFPAGQLRESGRLPARYAMMLGACGTLLGYLSLAYAPHVIVAYIGFGMFSGIGAGLVYATCVNMVGKWYPERKGGKTGMVNGGFAYGSVPFVFLFTSYMDLSNYETVLVFVGVICCTVVAFAGWFFKDPPKNWWPANVDPLKTSTDPRVVRALAKNPPAVKQYTPREAARTPVLWMMWFCLLCTAGINIFGIAMQVPFGKEMGFAGGIVATAMSLKAIVNGTGRGVIGWISDRYGRRNTLVIVCVVLGCSQFGVFFSGNVGSMPFFLVCSMISGFGGGAIFPLFAAMTADYFGENNNASNYGMVYSSKLISGLVGSGVGAVVVSAWGYGGAFALAGSIGLGSAVLALFLRAPGRPNAKHVVPNPHPIGEEMA